The Mesotoga sp. BH458_6_3_2_1 genome has a window encoding:
- a CDS encoding glutaredoxin family protein: protein MNAKVIVYSTPSCPWCKRAKDYFKTNGIPFKDYDVSKDKAKAEEMVKKSGQMGVPVITIGSQVIVGFDKSKIDNLLGIH from the coding sequence ATGAACGCAAAGGTTATTGTATATTCTACCCCATCCTGTCCCTGGTGCAAGAGAGCGAAAGATTATTTCAAGACTAACGGGATTCCTTTCAAAGATTACGATGTGAGTAAGGACAAAGCCAAGGCAGAGGAAATGGTGAAGAAAAGCGGGCAGATGGGTGTCCCAGTCATAACAATAGGTAGTCAGGTCATTGTTGGATTCGACAAGAGCAAGATAGACAATCTTCTGGGAATTCACTAG
- the galK gene encoding galactokinase gives MYNVGGVVLKRYFVAPGRINVIGEHTDYNEGFVLPVAIDKYVLLSVEKTSGSKISLSSMGREPVSFDESKIQKTDDWSDYLKGVLWVLKDELGTEFGGMSIEINSNLPEGAGLSSSAAVEVAMIVALNSSFNLKLDETELYDYARKAENEFVGVKCGVMDQFAAVMGKKDKAIFLDTLEMRYEYVPLELGDYTFLVFDSKVHHSLSKGGYNTRREEARKALEILGKSSYRDVSMVDLFPNRSRLGELYYRRALHVVSENMRVLESVKIMSNSNFENLGRLLIQSHESLALDYEVSCDETDFIVNTLREMKGVSGARMIGAGFGGSVLSLCEKEEEKKIVEVIKTRYKERFGIDLDSYEVRTSDGAREVDSSFSL, from the coding sequence ATGTACAATGTTGGAGGTGTTGTTTTGAAGAGGTATTTTGTTGCACCTGGTAGGATTAACGTCATAGGTGAGCACACCGATTACAATGAAGGATTTGTTTTACCCGTTGCGATTGACAAATACGTCCTTCTATCGGTCGAGAAGACAAGTGGTAGTAAGATATCACTGAGCTCGATGGGAAGGGAACCAGTCTCATTTGATGAATCAAAGATCCAAAAGACCGATGACTGGAGCGATTATCTGAAAGGGGTCTTGTGGGTTCTTAAGGATGAGCTTGGCACAGAGTTTGGTGGTATGAGCATTGAGATTAACTCCAATCTCCCAGAAGGAGCAGGTCTTTCAAGTTCGGCCGCAGTTGAAGTAGCCATGATTGTTGCACTGAACTCGTCTTTCAATTTGAAGCTCGATGAGACTGAGCTCTATGATTATGCTCGAAAGGCTGAAAATGAGTTTGTCGGAGTCAAGTGCGGAGTCATGGACCAGTTTGCGGCTGTAATGGGCAAGAAGGACAAGGCCATATTCCTTGATACCCTTGAGATGCGCTACGAATATGTACCTCTAGAACTTGGAGATTATACGTTTCTCGTTTTTGATTCCAAAGTCCATCATTCTCTTTCTAAAGGAGGCTACAACACAAGAAGAGAGGAAGCGAGAAAGGCTCTTGAAATTCTTGGAAAGAGCAGCTATCGCGATGTCTCCATGGTAGATCTCTTTCCAAATAGGAGCAGATTGGGTGAGCTGTACTACCGGCGTGCGTTGCACGTAGTTTCGGAAAACATGAGAGTCCTGGAGTCAGTAAAAATTATGTCCAACTCAAATTTCGAGAACCTTGGTAGGCTTCTAATTCAGTCTCACGAATCCCTCGCTCTTGACTACGAAGTAAGCTGCGATGAAACCGACTTCATTGTCAATACACTAAGAGAAATGAAGGGCGTCTCAGGTGCGAGAATGATAGGGGCAGGATTCGGGGGGTCGGTACTTTCCCTGTGCGAAAAAGAAGAAGAGAAAAAGATTGTTGAAGTGATCAAGACCAGATATAAAGAGAGATTCGGGATAGATTTAGACTCATACGAAGTGAGGACATCAGATGGGGCAAGAGAAGTTGATTCCTCTTTCAGCCTATAG
- a CDS encoding Gfo/Idh/MocA family protein codes for MKINLGVVGAGIASRELHLPALRKLSESFTVVAVNSRTRKKAEEFAGIVGGDVRVFDSYEEMLSSDSVDAVVLAVPISLNPKMIIAARRANKPVICEKPVAASVKEAVPLLRLPGSSPVYIAENYRHIEVYEKAAELLKEGRIGIPLAFSWLKWVDFGQDNKYVQTKWRQTPEHVGGFISDGGVHDVAALRKTLGDVEEVSGFTKKSLDYLGAENCVVFNMTLENGVIGNYSVVYGAASPLNRFEIVGTDGLMLVDKDGATIEIFAADREKIFVNKTDGFIEEFRDFYNVVEGEKNSLGTVGEALLDLATIEAGLVSAVEKRVVAVDSLLEES; via the coding sequence ATGAAAATTAATTTAGGTGTGGTTGGGGCCGGTATAGCCTCAAGGGAACTCCATCTTCCGGCACTGAGAAAGCTCAGTGAGTCATTTACAGTTGTTGCCGTCAACAGCAGAACTAGAAAGAAGGCTGAGGAATTCGCCGGGATAGTTGGTGGCGACGTAAGGGTCTTTGATTCTTATGAAGAGATGCTCTCTTCAGACTCGGTCGATGCTGTTGTTTTGGCAGTTCCGATTTCCCTGAATCCGAAGATGATTATAGCTGCAAGAAGAGCTAATAAGCCGGTAATCTGCGAAAAACCGGTTGCGGCCTCTGTCAAGGAAGCAGTGCCTTTGTTGAGGCTTCCCGGCAGTTCTCCCGTCTACATAGCCGAAAACTACAGACACATAGAAGTCTATGAGAAAGCTGCCGAACTGCTGAAAGAAGGCAGGATAGGAATACCCCTTGCTTTCAGCTGGCTTAAATGGGTTGATTTTGGACAGGATAACAAATATGTACAGACCAAGTGGAGACAGACGCCAGAACACGTCGGGGGTTTTATTTCTGATGGTGGTGTTCACGATGTAGCAGCCTTAAGAAAAACCCTCGGCGACGTAGAAGAAGTTAGCGGATTCACAAAGAAAAGTCTTGACTATCTTGGTGCAGAAAACTGCGTAGTCTTCAACATGACTCTTGAAAATGGAGTAATCGGAAACTACTCTGTTGTTTACGGTGCTGCCTCTCCCCTCAACAGGTTCGAAATAGTCGGGACAGACGGGCTTATGCTTGTTGATAAGGACGGAGCAACTATCGAAATCTTCGCCGCTGATCGTGAAAAAATCTTTGTAAACAAGACGGATGGTTTCATTGAAGAATTCAGGGACTTCTATAATGTAGTTGAAGGTGAGAAGAACTCTCTTGGCACGGTTGGAGAAGCCCTCTTGGATCTTGCCACCATCGAGGCTGGGCTGGTTTCTGCAGTAGAAAAGAGAGTAGTAGCTGTTGATTCCTTGTTAGAGGAAAGCTGA